The DNA segment GGGATGATTGTCGACAATGCGATCGTGATTGTGGAAAGCATTTACCGTTTGATGCAGGAAGGGATGGATCGTTTGGCCGCCGCCAAGCAGGCGGCTGAAGAATTGGGTATTCCCATGCTGACGTCTACCTTAACAACGCTTGCTGCCTTTTTCCCGCTTTTGTTCTGGCCTGGTACGATTGGCGATTTTATGAAATATCTGCCGATGGTTTTAATGATTACCCTTTCTGCCTCTCTCTTTGTGGCCACGGTGATCAATCCGGTTTTTGCTGCGCGCTTTATGAAAGTGCGCAAGGGAGACGTGAAAGAAAATCTTGAGCAGCTCTCGCCCTGGATGCAGACTTATAAAAATATTTTGTTGGTGGCTGTGCGCCATAAATACCTGACACTTGGGGTGGGGTTGGTCTTTTTAATCAGCTCCTTTGTGGTCTATGGAAAATTGGGTAAGGGTGCGATTTTCTTTTCCCAGGCTGAACCCTCGAATGCCTTTGTCAGTGTGAAATGCCCTGAAGGAACCCGTGTTGAAGTGACCAATCGGATCGTGGAACAGGTCGAAGCGATTGTCAATAAACACAAAAAAAATATGGATTTCGTGATTGCCAGTGTGGGCTCAGCCAACCAGTCTGAAGGGCCGGGTGGTGGCGGAGGTGAAGGCTCCTATTCGCATTTGGGTCGCGTTTCAATTGATTTTGTCGATTTACAAAAACGTACCCGCTCTTCAAAAGTTGTTTTGGACGAAATTCGTGATGAGCTGAAAACATTGACCGGCGCAGATTTTGAGGTCGGAGAACAGCAACAGGGGCCTCCCACGGGCGCACCCGTATCGATTGATATTTCAGGACCTGATTTTGCTGTGCTTGAACAGCTGCGTCAGGAGGTTCGGGAGATTCTGACCGGGATTCCTGGGGCTGTGGATGTGCGTGATAATTTCAGTACGGGCAAGCCAGAAGTGCAGGTCAATGTGGATCGAGCCAAGGCCTCTTTGGTGAAACTGAGCACTTCCAGTATTGCCAATACGGTACGTACGGCCGTGAATGGTACAGATGCATCGAATTTTCGTGAGCTGGATGAAGAATACGATATTATCGTGCGTTTGGAAGAAGACCAACGCCATTCGATTGAAGATATTGGACGTTTAAAAATTGCCAATAAGGATGGGGATCAGATTCCGATTTCGATGGTCGCGAATATTGATACCACGGGGGGGATTGGCGCGATTCGCCGCAAGGATTCCAACCGCACGGTGACCGTCGAGGCCAATGTACAGGGACGGGTTTCTGGCGAAGTGATTGCCGATGTTGAGAAGATTTTAAAAAAGAAGTCGCTGCCGCCGGGTTATGCCATTAGCTTTGGGGGTGAACAGGAAGACCGCAAGGCCACGGGCGCATTTTTGGGCAAAGCCTTTATGATGGTGCTCTTGATGATCTTTTTGATCATGGTGACTCAATTTAACTCACTTTTACTGCCCTTGATTATTATGAGCACGATTATTCTCTCGGTTGGCGGGGTGCTCTACGGCCTGGTGATTACACAAAGCCCCTTCAGTATTGTTTTGACAGGCTTGGCGGTGGTCAGTCTGGCTGGGGTTGTGGTCAATAACGGGATTATTTTGATTGATTATATCCAGCTTTTGCGCAAAGGGGGACTTTCTGCTCATGAAGCGGTGATTGTCGCGGGTATTACCCGTTTGCGCCCGGTTCTGCTGACCGCAGGTACCACGATTTTAGGTTTGATTCCTACGGCTTTGGGAGTCGGGATTGATTTCCGTACCCTGTCGCTCTCGATTGGGGGAGAGTCTTCTAAACTCTGGTTTTCGATGGCGGTGGGTATTATTTCTGGACTGACCTTTTCAACGGCTTTGACCCTCTTGGTGGTGCCTGCGATGTATATGATTACCGAATCGATGATGGGACGTTTTCACCGTCTACAGGCCTGGTTTGGCAAGCGTTTCCGCCGTAACGCTGAGCCTCGCATGGCGATGGTAGGGGGCAATGCCGTGGATATTCAGAATGTGCATGCTGCGCATGAGGCCATGCGAGATACTGAGCAGGACAAACCTGACGCTGAGTCATGAAGGCTTGCCCGGTTTGCTATGATACGTTATGATAGATGCGTTTGCTATCTATTCAACGTAGTCAAGTTTAACGTAGTCAAGGGGCCGCTCTGTGAAAAATGTTTTGAAGCAGGATCTGAATTTTCTTCAGTATCCGCTTTGGTTTCAGGTTTCACACGGACATGCGCCTTTGGTTTGGAACCATCCTGAAGGTTATACTTACCGAGCAGCCTACCGGGCGCCGGATCAGTTGGATATGTTGTTTCTGATGTACCTTCTGATGCGTGCTCAACAGGAAAACTACAAGCCCCGTTTGGAGTTCAGTCGCTATGAAATTCTCAAGGGCTGTGGCTGCCCGATCAATCCCCAATATTTAAAGCGCCTTGAAGACAGCCTGAAGCGTTGGCTGAATGTCAGTTTGGAATATGAGAACTGTTTTTTTGATGGGGTGCGCTTCCTGTCTGCAGGTTTTCGTCTGATTGAAAATTATCGCCTGCGTGAAAAAGACAAACGGATTGAAATTCGTTTAAGTGAACCTTGGTTGCAACAGATTCAGCAATCCCTTTATTTTAAATATTTGGATTTTAGTTATTATAAAGCTTTGCGTCGCCCTGTTTCCCGCAGGCTTTTTGAACTCTTGACCACGCAGTTTAAAAGCCAGAGCCAATGGCGTCTGCCTTTGGTTGAACTGGGGCACCATCTGACACTCTACAGTCGGCGAAAAATCAATGCCGAGGGCCTTGAAGAACGCGTGATTTTCCCCAGTGATGTTTTGACTGCCTTAAAATCTGCTCTGCAGGAACTGAACCAATTGTCGAGCAATGCTGAGCTTTTGCGTGAGATGGGCATGGACCCCCGTGAAATCTACGGAGTTACCTTTGAGGTGCAAAGCCATCGCAAAATGATTGAACTCAACCGGGTCTCGCTGACGCATCTTTTTGACGCTCTGACCTATAGCCCTGAGCCTGAAAAGCCAGAGCATGCTTTTGCTGAACCCCTTTTACAGGAGCTTTTAAGTTATCTCAAGCGCAGTTCGCGTCCGCTTCAAGAATTGGTAACTCAATCCTATCAAAGCTATGGGTTTGAATATGTCAAATGGAATATTTTTTATGCCAATCGCAATGGTGCGAAAAATTACGCGAATTATCTAAAACTTTGTCTTCAGCATAATTGGGCTCAAGAATTCCGTGAGGAATATGAGCGCATGTTTGCCAGCAATGAAGAGAGTTTGGACAGTCGCAAAATTTCAGCTTTGATCAAGGTGGCTGAACAGGCCGATTATCTGACCTTGCAGGATGGTCAGAAGTTCAAGATCAAACGTGTTTTTCCGAATGGCGCGCTTGAAATAACCAATCGCAACTACAAAATGGACTTCGTGCTTTCACCAGCCCAGGCCTATGCCTGTCGTTTTGAGCGGGATTTGCCGCAGACAGAGCCACGGCGCCGGGGACGCCCGCGAAAAAATAGCTGAATTCTGATATAATCAGGGCATGTGCCTGTAAAAGGGGTTCTGATGCCGTCAATTCAATCTATTTCATCTCCAATTATGCCTGCTCAGCAAGGTCGACAACGTTTGGGTGGGTTACAGCCATCCTCCTGGAAAATCCGCCCTGATCGCTCTGAAACCAGTGAATTAAAACCCCAAG comes from the bacterium (Candidatus Blackallbacteria) CG13_big_fil_rev_8_21_14_2_50_49_14 genome and includes:
- a CDS encoding AcrB/AcrD/AcrF family protein gives rise to the protein MKITNWAIRNATTVFILIFITVMLGLNSYMSVPKEAAPDVKIPILIVTVPYIGVASQDIETLVTVPIEKKLKELSNVRSIKSTSAEGASMTTIEFEPNVDLDQAFQKVRDKVDLAKPDLPKDAEEPMIIEINISEFPIMFVNVSGEAGLVKLKQIADELEDEIEQVTGVLDVNVVGGLKREIKVIVDSNRLDAYGLAFNDVITAIQTENVNIPGGSIQLGNVKYLVRIPGEFTSVPEIENIVVKTPKGQPIYMRDIAKVVDGYKDRETYARLNGEESVSISVQKRIGENIIQLSDAVKKIVEKKQTQVPKGIQIVITSDQSTFVRSIVSDLENNIITGLLLVILVLFFAMGFSNATFVSLAIPLSMLMTFVVIEALGLTMNMIVLFSLVVSLGMIVDNAIVIVESIYRLMQEGMDRLAAAKQAAEELGIPMLTSTLTTLAAFFPLLFWPGTIGDFMKYLPMVLMITLSASLFVATVINPVFAARFMKVRKGDVKENLEQLSPWMQTYKNILLVAVRHKYLTLGVGLVFLISSFVVYGKLGKGAIFFSQAEPSNAFVSVKCPEGTRVEVTNRIVEQVEAIVNKHKKNMDFVIASVGSANQSEGPGGGGGEGSYSHLGRVSIDFVDLQKRTRSSKVVLDEIRDELKTLTGADFEVGEQQQGPPTGAPVSIDISGPDFAVLEQLRQEVREILTGIPGAVDVRDNFSTGKPEVQVNVDRAKASLVKLSTSSIANTVRTAVNGTDASNFRELDEEYDIIVRLEEDQRHSIEDIGRLKIANKDGDQIPISMVANIDTTGGIGAIRRKDSNRTVTVEANVQGRVSGEVIADVEKILKKKSLPPGYAISFGGEQEDRKATGAFLGKAFMMVLLMIFLIMVTQFNSLLLPLIIMSTIILSVGGVLYGLVITQSPFSIVLTGLAVVSLAGVVVNNGIILIDYIQLLRKGGLSAHEAVIVAGITRLRPVLLTAGTTILGLIPTALGVGIDFRTLSLSIGGESSKLWFSMAVGIISGLTFSTALTLLVVPAMYMITESMMGRFHRLQAWFGKRFRRNAEPRMAMVGGNAVDIQNVHAAHEAMRDTEQDKPDAES